In one Heptranchias perlo isolate sHepPer1 chromosome 25, sHepPer1.hap1, whole genome shotgun sequence genomic region, the following are encoded:
- the LOC137342437 gene encoding uncharacterized protein translates to MGAQQNTGVNSKTQYMGAQQNTGVNIKTQYMGAQQNTGVNSKTQYMGAQQNTGANSKTQYMGAQQNTGEHSKTQYMGAQQNTVQGYTAKHSPGIHSKTQYMGAQQNTFQGYTAKHSPGEHSKTQSRDTQQNTVQGSTAKHSPWEHSKTQSMGAQQNTVQGYTAKHSPGEHSKTQSRGAQQNTVHGSTAKHRPGEHSKTQSMGAQQNTVQRSTTKHSPGEHSKTQSRGAQQNTGEHSKTQYMGAQQNTVHGSTAKHSPGIHSKTQSRGAQQNTVHGSTATHCPGIHSKTQSRGAQQNTVQGSTAKHSTWEHSKT, encoded by the coding sequence ATGGGAGCACAGCAAAACACAGGGGTAAACAGCAAAACACAGTACATGGGAGCACAGCAAAACACAGGGGTAAacatcaaaacacagtacatgggAGCACAGCAAAACACAGGGGTAAACAGCAAAACACAGTACATGGGAGCACAGCAAAACACAGGGGCAAACAGCAAAACACAGTACATGGGAGCACAGCAAAACACAGGGGAGCACAGCAAAACACAGTACATGGGAGCACAGCAAAACACAGTCCAGGGATACACAGCAAAACACAGTCCAGGGATACACAGCAAAACACAGTACATGGGAGCACAGCAAAACACATTCCAGGGATACACAGCAAAACACAGTCCAGGGGAGCACAGCAAAACACAGTCCAGGGATACACAGCAAAACACAGTCCAGGGGAGCACAGCAAAACACAGTCCATGGGAGCACAGCAAAACACAGTCCATGGGAGCACAGCAAAACACAGTCCAGGGATACACAGCAAAACACAGTCCAGGGGAGCACAGCAAAACACAGTCCAGGGGAGCACAACAAAACACAGTCCATGGGAGCACAGCAAAACACAGACCAGGGGAGCACAGCAAAACACAGTCCATGGGAGCACAGCAAAACACAGTCCAGCGGAGCACAACAAAACACAGTCCAGGGGAGCACAGCAAAACACAGTCCAGGGGAGCACAGCAAAACACAGGGGAGCACAGCAAAACACAGTACATGGGAGCACAGCAAAACACAGTACATGGGAGCACAGCAAAACACAGTCCAGGGATACACAGCAAAACACAGTCCAGGGGAGCACAGCAAAACACAGTACATGGGAGCACAGCAACACACTGTCCAGGGATACACAGCAAAACACAGTCCAGGGGAGCACAGCAAAACACAGTCCAGGGGAGCACAGCAAAACACAGTACATGGGAGCACAGCAAAACATAG